A single window of Solea solea chromosome 9, fSolSol10.1, whole genome shotgun sequence DNA harbors:
- the LOC131465229 gene encoding phospholipase A2 inhibitor and Ly6/PLAUR domain-containing protein-like — translation MMKLLLSLTLIWALSNTAGALDCETCTDQSCSSIMVQTCPSGTMCVTAAIQVIGTGGQYPQTVKACAPTSICPVTGNQTFSVNLGMTAALVSASCCNKDNCNSANLTYPVLPEANSLQCYTCQPMTFDCSVPTQCTGTQDHCIAVDVSIGSTTYPAYGCASANLLEAAGGLESLSTVMELNVNITSQPTSCNTTLCNKLPALNTTTVAPTATTDDACCIRLGMINLLIGLLIFTFY, via the exons ATGATGAAGCTGCTCCTTTCTCTGACTCTCATCTGGGCTCTCTCCAATACAG CTGGAGCACTTGACTGTGAAACATGCACTGATCAGTCGTGTTCGAGCATCATGGTACAAACATGTCCCTCAGGGACGATGTGTGTGACAGCTGCCATACAAG TTATTGGAACTGGTGGTCAATACCCACAAACCGTCAAGGCGTGTGCACCTACCTCTATATGTCCAGTGACGGGCAACCAGACCTTTTCAGTCAACTTGGGTATGACAGCTGCACTTGTATCTGCTTCATGCTGTAACAAGGATAACTGCAACTCAGCCAATCTAACTT ACCCTGTTTTACCAGAAGCTAACAGCCTACAGTGCTACACTTGTCAGCCCATGACCTTTGATTGTTCCGTCCCAACACAGTGTACGGGCACGCAGGATCATTGCATTGCAGTAGATG TGTCAATTGGGTCAACCACATATCCTGCTTATGGCTGTGCATCTGCAAACCTGCTGGAAGCGGCTGGTGGCCTGGAAAGCCTATCTACTGTCATGGAGTTGAATGTTAATATTACAAGTCAACCAACTTCTTGTAACACCACTTTATGTAATAAGCTTCCTGCCCTGAACACGACAACTGTTGCCCCGACAGCGACTACCGATGATGCCTGTTGTATCAGACTGGGAATGATAAATCTTCTAATCGGACTCCTTATCTTTACTTTTTATTAG